The segment CGTGCACGCCGTCCATGTCGTAGGCATCCCGGCCGATCAGAACCGGCGCCAGATATCGATCTATCGTGGACTGGACGGTCTCGAGCGTCTCGTAGCTCCACTTCGGCGTGGGCACGCTCTGGCCCCAGCCGATGGATCCGTCCTCCGCAGTGATCTTCACCACCACGGTCTGCCGTCCCAGCGGCTCGCCCCGCGGGCCCTCGAAGAACTTGAACCGGCCTGCGGTGGGGTAGACCACGGGGAAGGTCTGAATCCGAGCGATCTTGACGGATAGCATGGCCTCTCCTCGGCTTGTCCGATTCAGGAACATGGCCCCCGCCAGGCCAGCAGACCCACGAAGAAAATCACGGCGTGTCCGGATCATGGGTCACACCCCTGTGATCTCGCGCTTGATCGGGTCATACACCTGCCGACGGCCGGTCTCGCGGGCCAGGGCGGCCAGGATCGTGGCTACCGAATGCTGGTGGCCGTACTCGATGTCCGCGTTCGGCCGCTTGCGAGTGCGAAGGCATTCGAGCCAGTTGCCCATGTGGGACTCCCCCGCCTCAGCCTTCATCTTGCGGGTCTCCGCCTTGCGGCCGGCCTTCCCGCCGGCCGAGGAAACCGTCCAGGCCTCCAGGTCCATGGTCCCCTCGGCACCGTGCAGCGTGAAATGCACGCCGGTCGAGTTCCCAAGACCCATCGCCCAGTCCATCAGAAAACCCTTGCCCAGCGGGTACTCGAGAATGGCGTGGAAGGTGTCGTCATGTTCCCGACCGTCCTCCCAGACATACCGCCCCCCGTGGGCCACGGCACAGGCCGGGTACGTGCTTCCAGTGATCATGTTCACCGAATCGGAGTAGTGAACCATCCATAGGCCGGCCAGACCGTTGGTCCCCAGCCGGTACATCTGCCAACGCCGGAGCAGGCGGGCGTCAAACGGCCGCTTGGGCTGGTTCAAGAGGTATGCATCCCAGTCCACGTCCGCCGGCTTGCAGTCGTCAAAGGCCCGAGCCCAGCGCGGCTGATTGACGTACATGGCGGCCGAGATCCGGTTCAGCATGCCGAGCCCACCCGAGGCCCATTCCTTGGCCGCCGCCTTGAATCGGCCGTCGCTTCGCCGCTGCGTGCCGACCTGGACGACACGCTCGTTCTTGCGGGCGAGGTCAAGGGCTTGGTTGGCACCGGCCAGTTCGATCGACATCGGCTTTTCCACGTACACGTCCTTGCCCGCCGTGAGCGCCTCGATCATGATCGGGGTATGGGCGAAGTCCGGTGTCGCGATGGTCACCGCGTCCACCTCCTTGAGAGCCAGCAGCTCGCCGAAACGGGTGAACTGGCGCGGCTCCTTGCCAAACCACTCCTTGGCCTTGGCGG is part of the Phycisphaerae bacterium genome and harbors:
- a CDS encoding Gfo/Idh/MocA family oxidoreductase produces the protein MSDQRLTRRTFITHTRDAGLAVVGTIGLAGVAGGGSGGRGTLLAATQRRGIGPNDRISIGCIGVGDRGFGALMQEIKGEAAKHNVEITAVCDVWKPNLERAAAKAKEWFGKEPRQFTRFGELLALKEVDAVTIATPDFAHTPIMIEALTAGKDVYVEKPMSIELAGANQALDLARKNERVVQVGTQRRSDGRFKAAAKEWASGGLGMLNRISAAMYVNQPRWARAFDDCKPADVDWDAYLLNQPKRPFDARLLRRWQMYRLGTNGLAGLWMVHYSDSVNMITGSTYPACAVAHGGRYVWEDGREHDDTFHAILEYPLGKGFLMDWAMGLGNSTGVHFTLHGAEGTMDLEAWTVSSAGGKAGRKAETRKMKAEAGESHMGNWLECLRTRKRPNADIEYGHQHSVATILAALARETGRRQVYDPIKREITGV